The following coding sequences lie in one Trichoderma breve strain T069 chromosome 1, whole genome shotgun sequence genomic window:
- a CDS encoding RNB domain-containing protein: protein MPPDMILYGSVSNHLSRTQSTGSSEMDQLRPSQAGMTDEFEEDLGADEPEAAAVGVSSRQPGDLVELKQTGSRVPLFAIYLGYFGERNHFYAVNGRWLTSMGYSPLFTVAKFVSKEELAPVMARMPRSGSPEVFEDLRRNEKGPSRDDGAHLIQKMVDFRVKADMVHQNYLEKMDAVRNFLSNRRQVSYLSLWEIADVLLPESLKVDGRFSPFALYAVHSALYQNEIGFRPLSPTSDCHRRDHLFEIFPQSHTNIINKVVAMVRDYTETSGRRLRPPKPDELEETLLGKFINQARKIVLASRSKRQWTPHGILTPADGVQLPQPEWSQSSKDIIAFLEWWASYDLFEPGSKFHGHGALILRALQLYNDAVLDQSTAWTFLQEIGIIPPWEVPSRYKVRFPDVTITRGGGLEREMPKDIEESKRPDVAAGFRREHSQSTIFCIDAVSTIVIDDGISVERTENPDEFWLHVHAADPASSIKPNSDLCKYMELIPENIYLPGHFQAMLPSNLGEEEDAKDYASESLVSQFSLKPGSPALTFSAKVNRAGELLDFKVEPSKLEKVVYLDPEDVSRFCNEPAPPPVPNYSLTVGTPGEDEKPKLNRPMTASQDLDASSREDLLLLYQLAEAIKKKRLDKGAWPYFFPRPSVSVSFRDTPDLTDKPRSLPADPYIKAGYETSTGCSVVSNTMVLAGEIAARWCSSRGIPIPYRRDIKFRHGGNKAFDYATKEIYPLIRRGIEPSGSQRQEMMRHTGGIELSSQPGSYFLLGLDMYAKATSPLRRFSDLLVHWQIHAALQHERATQRTIDPSIDNLDDILPFSSAQLATTLPLLQVREKMARTVSRGILEWILIALVRAWRFEKTAPRKLRFTVGSRWRQGCIGKVDFFDLHAVMDIEGLNQKALIKDVRVGDQFDVELADVNVHSRRILVKALKYLGPNARPVSSTSALT, encoded by the exons ATGCCCCCAGACATGATCCTATATGGAAGCGTCTCAAACCATCTGAGTCGAACTCAGTCAACAGGGTCATCTGAAATGGATCAACTGCGACCCAGTCAGGCTGGAATGACGGACGAGTTCGAAGAAGACCTTGGTGCTGAcgagccagaagctgctgctgttggcgtGAGTTCCAGGCAGCCTGGCGATCTTGTTGAATTAAA GCAAACTGGCTCACGAGTACCTCTCTTTGCAATCTATCTTGGGTATTTTGGAGAGAGAAACCATTTCTATGCCGTCAACGGCAGATGGCTCACCAGCATGGGCTACTCGCCTTTATTCACGGTTGCCAAGTTTGTGAGCAAGGAGGAACTGGCACCCGTAATGGCCAGAATGCCCAGGAGCGGCTCTCCTGAAGTGTTTGAGGATCTTCGTCGCAACGAAAAGGGCCCCTCCAGAGACGACGGTGCTCATCTTATCCAGAAGATGGTGGACTTTAGAGTCAAAGCAGATATGGTGCATCAAAACTACCTGGAGAAAATGGATGCAGTCCGCAATTTTCTTTCCAATCGACGACAAGTCAGCTATCTCAGCCTCTGGGAGATTGCCGACGTATTACTCCCGGAATCTCTCAAAGTGGATGGCcgcttctctccctttgccCTTTATGCGGTCCACTCAGCGCTCTATCAGAATGAGATTGGTTTCCGACCACTCAGCCCTACCAGCGACTGCCATCGCCGAGATCATTTGTTCGAGATTTTCCCTCAATCCCATACGAATATCATCAACAAAGTTGTTGCCATGGTTCGTGATTACACAGAAACGAGTGGGAGGCGCTTGAGACCTCCCAAGCCGGATGAGCTAGAAGAGACTCTGCTGGGAAAGTTCATCAACCAGGCACGCAAGATAGTTTTGGCCAGCCGCTCGAAGCGGCAATGGACACCACATGGCATCCTCACGCCTGCAGATGGTGTGCAGTTGCCACAGCCAGAATGGTCCCAGTCGAGCAAGGATATCATTGCGTTCCTGGAATGGTGGGCCAGTTATGACCTGTTTGAACCTGGATCGAAATTTCATGGCCACGGCGCCTTGATCCTCCGCGCTCTTCAGCTATACAACGATGCTGTTCTCGACCAGAGCACGGCTTGGACGTTTTTACAAGAGATTGGCATCATCCCCCCTTGGGAAGTTCCATCGCGTTACAAAGTTCGCTTCCCGGATGTCACAATAACTAGAGGTGGTGGTCTGGAGCGAGAGATGCCCAAAGATATTGAAGAATCCAAGCGGCCAGACGTGGCGGCTGGTTTCAGACGAGAGCACTCGCAGTCTACAATATTTTGCATCGATGCTGTGTCAACTATTGTTATTGATGACGGTATCTCGGTTGAACGCACAGAAAACCCAGATGAGTTCTGGCTCCATGTTCACGCGGCAGACCCTGCTTCCAGTATCAAGCCAAACTCTGACCTTTGCAAATACATGGAGTTGATTCCGGAGAACATTTACCTGCCTGGGCACTTTCAAGCCATGCTCCCCTCCAACTtaggagaagaggaggatgccAAAGACTATGCCTCCGAGAGCCTCGTTAGCCAGTTTTCGCTCAAGCCAGGCAGTCCAGCATTGACTTTCAGTGCTAAAGTCAATAGAGCTGGTGAGCTGCTGGATTTCAAAGTCGAGCCCAGCAAACTTGAAAAAGTCGTGTACTTGGATCCCGAAGATGTATCCCGGTTTTGCAACGAGCCGGCACCACCGCCAGTCCCCAACTATAGCCTCACCGTCGGAACtcctggagaagatgaaaagccCAAGTTGAATCGCCCAATGACTGCCTCCCAGGATCTGGATGCATCTAGCAGAGAGGATTTGTTATTACTGTATCAACTCGCTGAAgctatcaagaagaagcgcctcGACAAGGGGGCGTGGCCGTACTTCTTCCCACGGCCCTCCGTCTCTGTATCGTTCCGTGATACACCTGACTTAACAGACAAACCTAGGAGTTTGCCTGCTGATCCTTATATCAAAGCTGGTTATGAGACATCGACGGGCTGCTCTGTCGTCTCCAACACCATGGTTCTGGCTGGCGAAATCGCAGCACGCTGGTGCTCATCTCGTGGCATCCCCATCCCATACCGGAGGGACATCAAGTTCAGGCATGGTGGGAACAAGGCTTTCGATTATGCTACGAAGGAGATTTACCCTCTGATCCGTAGAGGGATCGAGCCAAGCGGCAGCCAGCGGCAAGAAATGATGCGCCATACCGGTGGAATCGAGCTATCAAGTCAGCCTGGCTCATACTTTCTCCTTGGGCTAGACATGTATGCCAAAGCTACGTCGCCGCTGCGCCGCTTCTCCGACCTGCTCGTCCACTGGCAGATCCACGCTGCCCTGCAACACGAGCGAGCCACCCAGCGAACCATTGACCccagcatcgacaacctCGACGACATccttcccttttcctctgCCCAGCTTGCAACCACTCTCCCGCTGTTGCAGGTGCGCGAAAAGATGGCACGCACGGTTTCTCGGGGCATCCTCGAGTGGATCCTCATTGCCCTTGTCCGTGCATGGCGCTTCGAGAAGACGGCTCCTCGCAAGCTCCGGTTTACCGTCGGCTCGCGCTGGCGACAGGGCTGCATAGGCAAGGTGGATTTCTTCGATCTGCATGCGGTTATGGACATTGAGGGCCTGAACCAGAAGGCCCTGATCAAAGATGTCAGGGTCGGGGACCAGTTCGATGTCGAGCTTGCGGATGTTAATGTACACTCTCGGCGTATCCTCGTCAAAGCCCTGAAGTATCTCGGCCCTAATGCCAGGCCGGTTTCATCGACGTCGGCTCTAACGTGA
- a CDS encoding met-10+ like-protein domain-containing protein codes for MYSARKISTSQPCNPGRVSNTARNDADLADQIFDMDDSDKQIMLNLFRAPAAARAAKALDRSLFSNTLPTAAASIRDNRLISKYRKQLEKTREIFSLDRFDVCAADPDATLAAQGKKCLVLKPHIKPDVPETWSPVLQEASKLGELKIVPYEIHVGYDLWSYLDVMRSILPEDLHGEIPVGFNTAGHVAHLNIRGQYLPYKNIIAQVIMDKNPTIRTVINKVDNVGTESEFRTFSYEVLAGPDDMLVEVSEAGCVFKFDYSKVYWNTKLGTEHQRLVSLFKPGEVVIDLMAGIGPFAAPAGKKGVFVWANDKNPESYKYLTEIIKRNKVSEFVKPFNEDGHDFIKQGTDLVLEASRRGDCALVPQKVSRSAPGPRPEPIRIPVPPTVSHFVMNLPASAIEFLHNFRGLYEGHEELFAPHTETKLPMVHVHCFAVKADDATPLDDICQRIDKEIGVLLTPGDAEKDGQVLIHEVRDVAPAKRMFCASFRLPPSVAFAPRS; via the exons ATGTACTCCGCACGCAAAATTTCAACATCTCAGCCTTGCAACCCTGGTAGAGTGAGTAATACTGCAAGAAACGACGCTGATCTTGCGGACCAGATATTCGACATGGAT GATTCAGATAAGCAGATTATGCTGAATCTCTTCCGAgcccctgctgctgccagagCGGCCAAAGCACTGGATAGATCTCTTTTCTCAAACACGCTTCCGACAGCTGCGGCTTCAATAAGGGATAACAGGCTCATCTCAAAGTACCGCAAGCAGCTTGAAAAGACAAGGGAGATCTTTTCGTTGGACAGATTCGATGTTTGTGCGGCGGATCCAGATGCCACTCTCGCAGCACAAGGAAAGAAGTGTCTTGTGTTGAAGCCGCACATCAAGCCAGATG TACCCGAAACATGGAGCCCGGTGTTGCAGGAAGCTTCGAAACTGGGAGAGTTGAAGATTGTCCCTTATGAAATACATGTTGGATATGATCTTTGGAGTTATC TTGATGTCATGAGATCTATCCTTCCGGAGGACTTACACGGCGAAATTCCCGTTGGTTTCAACACGGCAGGGCATGTCG CTCACCTCAACATTCGGGGGCAATACCTTCCCTACAAGAACATCATTGCTCAAGTTATCATGGATAAGAATCCCACAATCCGTACTGTCATCAACAAAGTGGACAACGTCGGCACAGAGAGCGAATTCCGAACTTTTAGCTACGAGGTCTTGGCTGGACCTGACGATATGCTCGTCGAAGTCAGCGAAGCTGGCTGCGTTTTCAAATTCGATTACTCCAAAGTCTACTGGAACACGAAGCTTGGCACTGAACACCAGCGTCTCGTCAGCCTGTTCAAGCCGGGAGAGGTCGTTATTGATCTAATGGCAGGAATTGGACCTTTTGCTGCACCTGCTGGCAAAAAGGGGGTATTCGTCTGGGCGAATGACAAGAATCCCGAGAGCTACAAGTATCTTACCGAGATTATCAAGAGGAACAAG GTCTCGGAATTCGTCAAACCTTTCAATGAAGACGGACACGACTTCATCAAGCAAGGAACCGACCTGGTCCTGGAAGCATCCCGGCGAGGAGACTGCGCCCTTGTCCCTCAAAAAGTATCGCGAAGCGCTCCAGGCCCGCGGCCGGAACCCATCCGGATCCCCGTGCCGCCCACGGTATCACACTTTGTCATGAACCTTCCTGCCTCTGCCATAGAGTTTCTTCACAACTTCCGCGGCCTGTACGAGGGCCACGAAGAGCTCTTCGCCCCTCACACCGAGACGAAGCTTCCCATGGTTCACGTCCACTGCTTCGCCGTCAAGGCGGACGACGCAACCCCGCTGGACGACATCTGCCAGCGCATCGACAAGGAGATTGGAGTGCTCCTCACGCCAGGCGATGCGGAGAAGGACGGCCAGGTCTTGATCCATGAGGTCAGGGATGTGGCCCCTGCGAAGCGAATGTTTTGTGCAAGTTTCCGTCTGCCGCCCTCAGTCGCCTTTGCTCCGCGATCCTAG
- a CDS encoding 2OG-Fe(II) oxygenase superfamily domain-containing protein produces MSQKRTIDAFFAPAAKRPRNNIAGEENSVANQDEITLKSQHPKYPFPITELPTSISKELSSLPARPARVINNEPDLDLLYFEPYIPDYLARQLFQHLRAELPFYRVEYQIKRGGIESQVRTPRWTTVFGLDETSKFDDNGTVIDANTGMKVPPDRRYDKCPPRPLPKFLDELRQSTEAATDCKFNFCLVNYYASGADSISFHSDDERFLGHDPAIASFSLGARRDFLMKHKPAPPNQGESSAIKTGVIKFPLNSGDMILMRGKTQSNWLHSIPKRTGKNQDDGGRINITFRRAMIKGGTENYYNYNVGSGPVYRWDKTSGTMMLA; encoded by the exons ATGTCACAGAAGCGGACAATTGACGCATTCTTTGCACCTGCTGCAAAGCGACCCCGTAACAACATCGCCGGGGAAGAAAACAGTGTAGCAAAtcaagatgagatt ACTCTCAAGTCACAACATCCAAAATACCCATTTCCCATTACTGAATTGCCCACGTCAATAAGCAAAGAGCTCTCATCTCTGCCGGCTCGCCCTGCCCGTGTCATCAACAACGAGCCAGACCTGGACCTCTTGTATTTCGAGCCTTACATCCCAGATTACCTTGCTCGTCAGCTGTTTCAACATTTAAGAGCAGAATTGCCGTTTTACAGAGTAGAGTACCAAATCAAACGAGGAGGCATTGAGTCTCAGGTACGCACGCCAAG ATGGACAACAGTATTTGGTCTTGATGAAACATCCAAATTTGACGACAACGGCACCGTGATAGATGCAAATACGGGAATGAAGGTACCGCCCGATAGACGCTATGACAAATGTCCTCCTCGACCACTTCCCAAATTTCTCGATGAGCTGCGCCAATCTACTGAGGCGGCAACGGACTGCAAGTTCAATTTCTGCCTAGTCAACTATTATGCCTCTGGTGCGGATAGTATTTCATTCCATAGCGATGACGAAAGATTTCTTGGTCACGATCCCGCTATTGCCTCCTTTTCGTTGGGCGCTCGACGGGATTTTCTGATGAAACACAAACCAGCACCTCCAAATCAGGGAGAGAGTTCAGCTATCAAAACAGGAGTGATAAAATTTCCACTGAATAGCGGTGATATGATCTTGATGAGAGGGAAAACGCAATCCAACTGGCTCCATTCTATACCGAAACGCACAGGAAAGAACCAAGACGATGGGGGAAGGATCAATATAACTTTCAGAAGGGCCATGATCAAAGGGGGAACAGAAAACTATTACAACTATAACGTCGGAAGTGGTCCCGTTTATCGATGGGATAAGACGAGTGGTACCATGATGCTAgcatga
- a CDS encoding putative undecaprenyl diphosphate synthase domain-containing protein, which translates to MPMSVRDTKAYRADEQHDHHLLTEAQRQAIFKASLPSPNDGPAAVNSRASQAQRRSRLGVRRFLKNQLFVFVFAVMHGIFSLYIKSRQTWHGVAYQISSILYYHHATPQYIRRDIAGLTKKPNHLSAILKTEVNHHRAKNDIDRLIEETAELATWCACAEIPMLSIYEKSGVLKKHMPRVYEAVIQKFTFYFGTEHPTLSVTSPHKEDFPTRMLEESRHGHLQLHLISYQDGRESIVDLTRTLADMSQRGKISPRDISQELVDAELSEGIFPEPDLLILFTPYVELSGYPPWQIRLTEIFCLQDNETFGYQVFLRALRNFASAQMRRGK; encoded by the exons ATGCCTATGTCTGTTAGAGATACAAAGGCATATAGGGCCGACGAACAGCACGATCACCATCTTCTGACCGAGGCTCAGCGAcaggccatcttcaag GCTTCGCTTCCCTCCCCGAACGATGGACCTGCCGCCGTGAACAGTAGGGCCTCGCAGGCACAGCGCAGATCCCGGCTCGGAGTTAGACGCTTCCTAAAAAACCaactcttcgtcttcgtcttcgccgtGATGCATGGCATCTTTTCCCTATATATCAAGTCACGGCAGACATGGCACGGAGTGGCCTACCAGATCTCGTCCATCCTCTACTACCACCACGCTACGCCACAGTACATCCGACGGGATATCGCGGGGTTGACCAAGAAGCCAAACCATCTCAGCGCAATCTTGAAGACTGAGGTGAACCACCACAGGGCAAAGAATGATATTGATCGGCTGATTGAGGAAACCGCCGAGCTTGCGACGTGGTGTGCTTGTGCGGAGATTCCCATGTTATCGATATACGAGAAATCAG GGGTCTTGAAGAAACACATGCCTCGGGTTTACGAAGCCGTCATACAAAAGTTCACCTTTTACTTTGGCACTGAACACCCGACGCTGTCTGTGACTTCCCCCCACAAGGAGGATTTCCCTACGCGAATGCTTGAAGAGAGCAGGCACGGCCATTTACAGCTTCATTTGATCTCTTACCAAGATGGAAGGGAGTCCATCGTTGACCTCACCAGAACCCTTGCTGATATGTCGCAACGGGGTAAGATTTCCCCACGGGACATTTCTCAGGAGCTCGTCGATGCCGAGCTGTCAGAGGGTATCTTCCCGGAACCGGACTTGTTGATTCTTTTCACTCCCTATGTCGAGCTGTCGGGCTATCCTCCGTGGCAAATCCGCCTAACTGAGATTTTCTGCCTGCAAGACAATGAGACGTTTGGTTACCAGGTGTTCCTAAGAGCCCTGAGGAACTTTGCCTCTGCTCAGATGCGACGCGGCAAATAA